The nucleotide window TAAAACCAGATTTCATATTTTTCTTTAAAATAAAATTAATAATACCACTCATACCTTCTGGATTGTATTTTGCTGAAGGCGTGGTAATAATTTCAATTTGTTTTATTAAAGAAGAAGGAGTTTGTTTTAATAGTTGAGAAGTGTCCATGTTAGAGGGTTTTCCATTAATTAAAACACGAATATTTTCATTACCTCTTAAGCTAATAGAACCAGTTTGAATATTAACATTTACTGAGGGTATGTTTTGTAACATTTGTAATGAATTAGTTCCAGTAGCAATTAAATCTTTGCCTACATTTATAACTCTTCTATCAACTTTTTGAACAACACTAGTCTCTTCCGCATGTATTTCAATATCTTTTAACTTGGTATTTTTATCTTTTAAATAGAGTTTTTTTAAGTTAATTATAGGAGTAGCTTTACTTAACACAATTTCTTTACTCAAAGTTGAAAAACCTATAAACTGTATTTGAATTATATATCTTTTTAAAGGTAATTGTTTAATAGTAAAAATGCCTTTTTCATTTGCTATTCCTCCAGAAATTATTTTATTATCCAAGTTTTTGCAAACTATTGTAGCATAAGGTATAGCGGTTTCATTTTTTTGATTTATAACTAACCCAGAGATTTCTCCTAGATTCTTTTTTTGTGAGAATATTAAAAGTGTGTTTATATATAAAATTATAAATAATAATTTTTTCATTTTAAATAGTAGTACTAAAATAAAATATGGAGGTAACGATAATTGATATAATATCAATTAACTAATAAGGAATAAGAGGTAATTATATATAGCCAGTAAGTATATTTTATACATATAAAATACCAAGTGCAATTATATGAAAAAAACTTCAGATAAATTAATATCTGAAGTTTTTATATATTTATAGCAAAAGTTGTTGTTAAATGAACCCTCCGCTACCTTGTTTTTCATTACTATCTCTTCTTCTTCGAGATTTAGCTTTATTTTTTCCTCCACCAAAGCGGTAGTTAAAGCCTATATAAGCTGATTGACTTTCCCAATTGAATTGTCCGTTTTGAGTAAATGGTGTTTCAGCATCAAAGGCAAATCTCATTCCTTTGAAGATATCATTAACTCTAAGTGTTAAATTACCTTTACCTTTTAATACTCTTAAACTAGCACCGGTATTGATCATCCACATAGATTTACTATTAAATTGTATACCATCCTGACCACCACGATACATTGCAAATAATTGAAAACGTAAATTCTTAGTTGCTGTAAAACTGTTACTAATTCTTGAATTGAAAACATTTGTTTTTACATCTGTAGTTCTTTCATTAGCTTCTTTGTAGTTTACAATACCTTTTTGAGATTGAGAATAGAAATCTAAACTTGCATTTGCTCTCCACCATTTTGCAATTCTATAATTTGCTGAAAACTCTAAACCATAAGCATCATTATCTGGGAAGTTAATGAAAGATAAAATTTGTTTTACCTTAGGTACATTTGTGTCTAAAGGATCTTTGTAGGTTAATCTAGATATGTTATCATTTATTTTTCTGTAAAAAGTTCCAAAAGTTAAAGAACCTCCTTTAATTCTACGTGTATAATTAACTTCAAAAGAATTAGTAAACTGCGGACGTAATGTTGGTTCTCCAATCGATGTTATTAAAGGAGTACTCCATTCTCTAATAGGATTTAATTGACCTATACCAGGACGATCAACTCTTCGGCTATAGCTTAACTGAAACTGATTCTTATCAGACGGATTATAGGTAAAAAAGGCTGAAGGGTAAACAGTGAAAATATCATCAGTAATCTTAGCAGTTGAAGTTCCATTAACAAAATCACCTTCTATTTCATACTGCTCTAAACGAGCTCCTATTTGCATAGTTATTTTATTAAACTTATGACTGTAAGTTATGTATGAAGAAAATATATTTCTATCATAATTAAATGAAGAGTTGTTTAGGTTTTCTTGATTGGTAATAATACTATTAGAAGTTTTGTTTATTCTAACTTCTGCACCTAATTCAAGTTTACCATTTTTTGAAACAGGATTTGTATAATCTAAATTAAGTAACGTATTGTCTCTATTGTTAGTAACACTATTATTATAGTTTAAAGATTTATCACTAGGATTAATTAGTTCGTTAAATACCGCTACTTCAGGGGATTTTGAATTAGAAAAGTTAGCTTCAAATTCAATGTTATGGCCTTTTTTATCAAAATCTAACTTATAGTTAAAGTTATAAGCACTTGAATTACTTTCAGAATTTGAAACAGTAGGAGCATTAGTAAGTAATACACCATTATTTCTAACCATTGTTGATCCAGTTGCTAAACCATCAAACCAATTTTGAGTAGTATAAACTGATAAAGTATTTTTATCATTTATATAGATATCAGCTCCAACTTTTAATAAATGAGATGTATTGTCGTTATCAAAAACAAAGTTTTGATTAATAGTTTGTGGTGAAGTACGATTAACATATCCATAATTATGTCTTTTTCCTAAACGTGTACCATAATTAGCAAAAAAATTAACATTACCTGTTTTATAATTCATGTCTAATGAACCATTATAACGAACATAATGCCCAGCTTCAACACCAGTATTAATTGAACCATTAAAGCCCATGTTTGCTTTTTTATTTAAAATGATATTGATAATACCACTCATACCTTCAGGGTTATATTTAGCAGAAGGGTTGGTTATTAATTCAATACTTTTAATTGAACTTGAAGGGATTTGTTGCAATAATTGAGCAGCACTAATATTTGTAGGTTTTCCGTCCACTAATACACGTACATTGTCATTTCCACGTAAACTTATGTTTCCTGTTTGACTATCAACACTTACTGATTGTACGTTATTTAATAACTCTGAAGCTGTTGCTCCTGCAGATGTTAAATCTTTACCTACATTTATTACTTTTCTATCCACTTTTTGTGTTACAGTAGATGTTTCAGCACGAACTTCAACTTCATCTAACGTAGTAGCGTCTTCTAGTAATGAAATAGTTCCTAAATTAATTTTTTTACGACTCCCTTTAATAGCAATTGGTTTGTTAATAGTTTTGTATCCTATAAACTGTATTTCAACAATACTATTTCCTTCAGGAATATTTTTCACTGTAAATATTCCGTTTTCATTAGTAATTCCTCCAGTTATTATTTTTTTGGCAACATCTTTGATTATAATGTTAACGTATGGTAAAGGTTCTTTTGTAGTTTGATCAATTACCTTTCCGTAAACTGATCCAGGTTTAGATAAATTACCTTTAGACATTTGGGCATATGTATTCATGCTTAAAATGGTTAAAAGTAAAAGTAGTATTTTTTTCATTTTGTTAATTTTATGTAATTTTGAATTGTCTTAATAACTAATAGACTATAGGTATTATATTTTTGTTACCTTAATTAACTCTATTTAACGTATTATTAACAGGTATGAAAAACACAACTTTAGTTTTAGGAGCTTCTTTAAAAGAGAATAGATATTCAAATAGAGCTGTTAAGTTGCTTGATAATAAAGGGTTTAGTGTAAGGGCAATTGGTAACAAAGAAGGTAGTATTAATGCTATTAAAATTGTTACAGAAA belongs to Tenacibaculum sp. MAR_2010_89 and includes:
- a CDS encoding TonB-dependent receptor domain-containing protein — translated: MKKILLLLLTILSMNTYAQMSKGNLSKPGSVYGKVIDQTTKEPLPYVNIIIKDVAKKIITGGITNENGIFTVKNIPEGNSIVEIQFIGYKTINKPIAIKGSRKKINLGTISLLEDATTLDEVEVRAETSTVTQKVDRKVINVGKDLTSAGATASELLNNVQSVSVDSQTGNISLRGNDNVRVLVDGKPTNISAAQLLQQIPSSSIKSIELITNPSAKYNPEGMSGIINIILNKKANMGFNGSINTGVEAGHYVRYNGSLDMNYKTGNVNFFANYGTRLGKRHNYGYVNRTSPQTINQNFVFDNDNTSHLLKVGADIYINDKNTLSVYTTQNWFDGLATGSTMVRNNGVLLTNAPTVSNSESNSSAYNFNYKLDFDKKGHNIEFEANFSNSKSPEVAVFNELINPSDKSLNYNNSVTNNRDNTLLNLDYTNPVSKNGKLELGAEVRINKTSNSIITNQENLNNSSFNYDRNIFSSYITYSHKFNKITMQIGARLEQYEIEGDFVNGTSTAKITDDIFTVYPSAFFTYNPSDKNQFQLSYSRRVDRPGIGQLNPIREWSTPLITSIGEPTLRPQFTNSFEVNYTRRIKGGSLTFGTFYRKINDNISRLTYKDPLDTNVPKVKQILSFINFPDNDAYGLEFSANYRIAKWWRANASLDFYSQSQKGIVNYKEANERTTDVKTNVFNSRISNSFTATKNLRFQLFAMYRGGQDGIQFNSKSMWMINTGASLRVLKGKGNLTLRVNDIFKGMRFAFDAETPFTQNGQFNWESQSAYIGFNYRFGGGKNKAKSRRRRDSNEKQGSGGFI